The Thermodesulfobacteriota bacterium genome contains the following window.
CGGCGCCACCTCCCGCAGGTCCAGGTCGTACTCCCGAGGCTGGAGCCAGGTGCCGAACGCCCCGGAGAGCCCCCCGAGAAAGTCGCCCAGACCAGGCCCTCCGGCCAGGATCAGGGGGCGGCACCGCGGTTCGTCGTCGTAGTTGGACGCGAAGAGGAGGGAGGCGAGCTCGGCTACGTGGTCCGGGTGGAGGTGCGAGAGGAAGACGCCGTCCAGGTCCCGATGGGCGACGCCGCTGCGCAGCAGGCCGTGGAGGGAGCCCAGGCCCAGGTCCACGGCAAGGCAGGCGCCCGGGGCCCGTACCAGCACGCACGGCCCGCCCCGGTCCAGGCGGGGGACGCAGGTGCCCGTGCCCACGGTGGTCACCTCCAGGGCGCTTGACAGGCCGGGGGGGCTTGTTAGCCTCGCCACTGCCGCCGTCCACCCTGCCGGGAGGCCGTCATGAAGGACCTCAAGGAGTTGGAGAGAAGCCTCAAGCTCAGCGAGAAAGAGCTCGACACCCTGGCCGACCAGCTCTCCCAGAAGGAGCTCGCCCTGCGCCTCGAGGTGGACCGGCTGCGCCTGGGGTTGGAGGGCATCCGTCGCTATCTCGCCGAGAAGGACCCGGGCTTCCCCGAGACCTACCGCACCTTGAAGCGCCGCATCATGCAGGAGGTGGAGGGGGAAGAGTGAGCCTTACCCCTTGAGCTTCCGGGCGACCCGGGCGACCCGCGCCCCCAGGAGCGCGCCGGCCTTCTCGGCCTCGGCGTCGGGTGCGCCCAGGCACGCGGCGCCGTAGTGCCCGCCGCTGTCGATGGGGTCGCCCACCACCACCATCTCGTGGATCAGGAACGCGTAGAGCATGCTCAGGATGGTGGTTTCCTTCCCACCCGTGTGGTGCCCGGCGGTCACGAAGGCTGCACCGACCTTGTCGCGCAGCTTGCGGCGCACCCCCACGCTGCGGTCGATGAGGTCCTTCATCTCGGCGGTCGCGGTGCCGAAGTACACGGGGCTGCCCAGGATGATGGCGTCGGCAGCCGCCAGGTCTTCCTTGGTCGTCTCGGAGGCGCGCTTCACCAGCGCCGCCGCGCCTTCGCTCTCCACGCCCCGGGCCACGGCCCGGGCCAGCTTCTCGGTATTGCCGCTGCGGCTCGAATAGGCGACGAGGACCTGCACCATGGGCGCTCTCCTTCCGGACAGGGTTGGTGGAGGGGGACCGGAAGAGGGGATTCTACCTGCGGCCGAGGGGCCGGGGTCAAGGAAGGGAATTGACACCCCCCGACCCCCTTGGATAGCCTAGCGCGTCTTCGACCGGCGGGTACCGCCGCCAGGAGGATCCCCGTGGGTTCTGGTCCTACGTCCTACAAGGCTGCGGGCGTCGACATCGACGCCGGCAACCGTCTCGTCGACCGCATCAAGGAGCTCGTCAAGCCCACCATCCGCCCCGAGGTCATGAGCCACGTGGGGGGGTTCGGCGCCGCGTTCTCCTTGACCGAGACTCCCTGCGAAAAGCCGGTGCTCATCTCCTCCACCGACGGGGTGGGCACCAAGCTCAAGGTGGCGTTTGCCGCCGGGGTGCACGACACGGTGGGCATCGATCTCGTGGCCATGTGCGTCAACGACGTGGTGGTCCAGGGTGCCGAGCCCCTCTTCTTCCTGGATTACTTCGCCACCGGCCACCTGGACGAGGCGGTGGCCGAAGCCGTCATCCGGGGCATCGCCGCCGGCTGCAAGGAGGCGGGGTGCTCCCTCATCGGAGGGGAGACCGCCGAGCTCCCGGGCATGTACGCCGCCAACGAGTACGACCTGGCGGGGTTCTGCGTGGGGATCGTGGACCGGGACCGGCTTATCGACGGCTCGGGCATCACCGTGGGCGACAAAGTGATCGGCCTGGCCTCCACGGGCGTGCACTCCAACGGGTACTCCCTGGTGCGCAAGATCCTCTTTGCCGACGGGGGGTACGACGTGGGCCACGTCTTTCCCGAGCTGGGGAGGCCGCTCGGCGAGGTGCTCCTCACCCCCACCCGCATCTACGTGCGCACGGCGCTGAACCTGATGCGCGACTTCACGATCAAGGGGATGGCCCACATCACGGGGGGCGGCCTGCCGGAAAACCTGCCGCGCGTCCTGCCCCAGGGCTGCCAGGCGGTGCTGGAGCGCTCGGCCTGGGAAGTGCCCCCGATCTTCCGGCTCCTCCAGGACCTGGGCCGGGTGGAAGACGCGGAGATGCTGCGCACCTTCAACTGCGGGGTGGGCATGGCGGCGGTGGTTCCCGCCCGGGAGCTCGACGAGGTGATGGCGCGGCTCGACGCCCTGGGGCAAAAGGCCTGGGTCATCGGGGAGATCCGGGAGCGGGAGGCCGCGGAACCGAGCCTGAGGTTCGCGTGACCCTGCGGCTCGGGGTCCTGGCCTCGGGCGGGGGCTCCAACCTCCAGGCCCTCCTGGATGCGGCCGCGGCCGGGCGGCTCGACGCCCGGGTCGCGGTGGTGGTGAGCGACAACCCCGAGGCCTATGCCCTGGAGCGGGCCCGCCTGGCCGGGGCCGCGGCCGAGGTGATCCCCGCGGCGGGCCTCTCCCGCGAAGACCACGACCGCCGCATCGTCGCGGCCCTGGAGCGCCACGGGGCGGACACGGTGGCCCTGGCGGGCTACATGCGCCTGGTGAGCCCGGTGCTGTTGCGGGCCTTTCCCCGCCGGGTCCTGAACATCCACCCGGCGCTGCTTCCCTCCTTTCCCGGCCTCCACGTCCACGCCCAGGTCATCGCCCACGGGGCCAAGTTCTCGGGGTGCACCGTGCACTTCGTGGACGAGGACATGGACACCGGGCCCATCGTGATCCAGGCGGTGGTCCCCGTGCGCGACGACGACACCCCCGAGACGCTGGCCGCCCGCATCCTGCGCGAGGAGCACCGGATCTACCCCGAGGCCCTCCAGTACCTCGCCGAGGGACGCCTGCGGCTCGACGGCCGGCGCGTCTTGCTCGATCCCCCGAGCCCCGCCTCGGGCACCCTGCACAACCCCTCCGTACGCTCCTGACCCGGACGTCCGCCATTTCCCCCTCGGCCGGCCTGCGCCTGACCCCCAGCGGCCACCTGGTCTTCCAGACCGGGGAGGGCACCTCGCCCCCCTGGGTTCACCAAGCAGCCGCGGCCTTTGCCGGGAGCCGGGCCGAGGGCTTGTTCACGCTGGCAGCCTCGGCCCCCCCCGAGGGGGGGCTGCCGCCCTCCCTTGCCTACTGGCGGGAGCTCGCCGGCCGGTACCTCGCCGCGCTGTGCCGCACCCCCGAGGGGGGCGACTCCCGGCTTTCCCCGGTGCCCCCGCCCACTCCGGGGGAGACGGCGGCTTTCCTCCTGCGCGCCCCCCCCATGGAGGGGGGCGAGTACCTGGGCGCCGAGCTCCTCGAGGAGGCCTGGGGGGATCTCGACCGCTGGGTGCGCCGAGAGGTCGCGGCCTCCGGCAGTCCCCTGTCGGACTGGCTCCAGGAGCACGCGCCCCTCTGGCACCAGGTGGGGAGGGTGTGCCTGCACCTGGCCGAGAACAAGCGCGACCCCGAGTACCCCTTTGCGTTCCTGGCCACCTACGCGCCCCGCCTCTCCCAGGCCGGGCGCGTCCAGTACCAGCCCCTGAGCCGCGCCTTGCAGGAGTACGCGGGTGCGCGCAACAAGGGCGCCCTGGTCCGCCTGCTCTCCCCGGTGCAGCGCGCCGCCGAGGAGAGCCCCCTCATCCGCGAGCTCGTGGCGTCGGGCGACCTCTTCCACCCCCTGGCGTGGACGCCGGCCGAAGCCTATGCGTTCCTCCAGCAGGTGGCGCTCCTGGAGGCCAGCGGCGTACTGGTACGCCTGCCCGACTGGTGGCGCCGGCGCCCCCGCCCCCGGGTGGGGGTGAGCCTGAACACGAAGAAGGGGAGCGCCCTCGGGATGGAAGGGCTCCTGGAGTTTCGGGTGCGTCTCGCCCTGGGGGACGAGGCCTTGAGCGACGCGGAGTGGGAGAGCCTGGCCCGGGGGCAGGACGGCCTGGTGCTCCTCAAGGGGCAGTGGGTGGAGGTGGACCGGGCCCGACTCGCCGAGGCCCTGGCCCACTGGAAGCGCGTCGAGGCCGAGGTGGCCGCGGGGGGCGGGATCTCGTTCGCCCAGGGGATGCGCCTGCTGGCCGGCGCGCCGGCGGAGCTCGAGGGCGCGGCCGCAGCCCTGGAGCAGACCCGGGAGTGGTCCTCCGTAGAAGCCGGCGACCGGCTCGCCGGGCTCCTGGAGGGGCTGCGCGACCCGGCCCGTCTCGGCCACCCCCGGCCCAGTGAAGGCCTCAGGGCGACCCTTCGCCCCTACCAGGAGCAGGGCGTGGCGTGGCTGCACCTCCTGGCCCGCCTGGGGCTCGGCGGGTGCCTGGCCGACGACATGGGCCTGGGGAAGACCCTCCAGGCGCTGGCCCTGCTCCTCATCCTCAAACAGGAAGACGGCGCCGGGGCGGGACCCTCCCTCCTGGTGCTCCCCGCCTCGCTCCTGGCCAACTGGAGGAGCGAGCTCGACCGGTTCACCCCCTCGCTCCGGGCCGTGTTCGTCCATCCCTCCGAGACCGGCAAGGATGCCCTCGAAGCCCTGGCGGCCGACCCGGCCGGCGCCCTGGCCGGGGTGGATCTGGTGGTCACCACCTACGGCATGCTCCTGCGCCAGCCCTGGCTGCACGAGGTCTCGTGGCGCCTGGCCATCCTCGACGAAGCCCAGGCCATCAAGAACCCCGGCTCCCGCCAGGCCCGGGCGGTGAAAGCCTTGAAGGCCCGGTCCCGGCTGGCCCTCACCGGAACCCCGGTGGAGAACCGCGCCGGGGATCTCTGGTCGCTCTTCGACTTCCTGTGCCCCGGGCTCCTGGGCAGCGCCAAGCGGTTCAAGGGCTTCGTCCAGGAGCTGGAGCGGCGCGAGGAGGGCGGCTACGAGCCCCTGCGCCGCCTCGTGACCCCCTACATCCTGCGCCGCCTCAAGACCGAAAAGCGCATCATCGCCGACCTGCCCGAGAAGACCGAGGTCAAGGTCTACTGCGGCCTGGCCAGGCCCCAGGCGGCCCTCTACGCCCGGGCGGTGGGCGAGCTGCGCACCGCCCTGGCCCAAGAGGATACCTCCGCCATCCAGCGCAGGGGCCTGGTGCTCGCCTACCTCCTGCGCTTCAAGCAGATCTGCAACCACCCGAGCCAGCTCCTGGGCGACGGCGCCTACGACCCGGAGCAGAGCGGCAAGTTCGAGCGCCTGGGCGCCCTGGGGGAGGAGATCGCCTCCCGGCAGGAGAAGGCCCTGGTCTTCACCCAGTTCCGGGAGATGACCGGCCCCCTGGCGGCGTTTCTCGCCCCGGTCTTCGGCCGGGAGGGGCTGGTGCTCCACGGAGGGACCCCCGTGGGGGCGCGGCGGGCCCTGGTGGAGGCCTTCCAGGACGAGGCGGGCCCGCCCTTCTTCGTGGTGTCCCTCAAGGCCGGTGGCACCGGGCTCAACCTCACGGCCGCCTCCCACGTCGTCCACTTCGACCGCTGGTGGAACCCGGCGGTGGAGAACCAGGCCACCGACCGCGCCTTCCGCATCGGCCAGCGGCGAAACGTCCTGGTGCACAAGTTCGTCTGCCGCGGCACCGTGGAAGAGAAGATCGACGCCCTCATCGAGGAGAAGACCGCGCTCGCCGGCGGACTCCTGGAGGGAGGGGGGGAGACGCTGCTGACCGAGCTCAGCGACGCAGAACTGGTGAAGCTGGTGGCCCTGGACATCGACCGGGCGAGCCTGTAAGGGCAGGGGACTCACGCGGGTCCCGCAACGAGGAGGGTGGAAGCTCATGGGCTATGGCGGTTGGGCACCCTACGTGCCCGTTGCTGTGCGGCGGGCCAAGGCGGCGCGCAAGGTCGACGCCCTGCGCAAGAAGGGCGCGAAGATCGAGTCCGTGGAGGTCGAGGGCCGCAAGATCGCCCACACCTTCTGGGGCCAGGCGTGGTGCACGCACCTGGAGGGCTTCAGCGACTATGCCAACCGCCTGCCCCGGGGGCGCACCTATGTGCGAAACGGCTCGGTCTGCCACCTGGGGGTCGAGCCGGGGCGGGTACAGGCCCTGGTGTGCGGCTCGGAGCTCTACGAGGTGCGCGTGGAGATCGGGCGCCTCGCCTCCGCCCAGTGGGCGGGGGTCAAGGAGCGCTGTGCCGGCCAGATCGGGTCCCTGCTGGACCTCCTCCAGGGCCGGCTCTCCAAGGGCGTCATGGCGGTGGTGACCGACCGGGCCCAGGGCCTCTTTCCCCTGCCGGGGGAGATGCGCTTTTCGTGCAGCTGCCCCGACTGGGCGTCCATGTGCAAGCACGTGGCCGCGGTGCTCTACGGGGTGGGGGCCCGCCTGGACCGCAGCCCGGAGCTCCTCTTTCGGCTCCGGGGCGTGGACCACGGGGAGCTGGTCGCCGTGGGGGCCGACGCCGTGGCCGCCGCCACGGGCCGGGGCGGCCGGCGCCGCCGGGTCTCCGAGGGCGATCTCGCCGGGGTCTTCGGCATCGAGCTCGCGGGGGAGCTCGGGACGCAAGCCGCTACCGCGCCGGAGGCGCCTGCCGAGCCCGAGAAGCTCGAAACGCCCGCCAAGGGCCGGGCGCCCGCCGAGCCCTCCGGAGCGCCCCCCCGAGGAAGGAGGAAAGGCCGCCCCCCGACCCCTCCCCCGGTGGAGCCGCGAGGCCGAAGGGTTCCGAGCAAGCCCACGGCCCGGCCGGCACCCCCCGCGGGCCCCACGATCCGGGTTTCGCGCGCTCCTGCGCCCCCTGCGCCGGTCGTGCGCTCGAAAGGGACGGCCGGCCGCACCCCCGGCGGAGTCGCCCCGACAGCCGCTCCCGGCGCCATCGCCCGGGCACCCGAGACCGGCGTCGCCGTCGCGAGGCTTCGCGCCGCGCTCGGGCTCACCCGGGCTGAGC
Protein-coding sequences here:
- the purN gene encoding phosphoribosylglycinamide formyltransferase is translated as MTLRLGVLASGGGSNLQALLDAAAAGRLDARVAVVVSDNPEAYALERARLAGAAAEVIPAAGLSREDHDRRIVAALERHGADTVALAGYMRLVSPVLLRAFPRRVLNIHPALLPSFPGLHVHAQVIAHGAKFSGCTVHFVDEDMDTGPIVIQAVVPVRDDDTPETLAARILREEHRIYPEALQYLAEGRLRLDGRRVLLDPPSPASGTLHNPSVRS
- a CDS encoding MBL fold metallo-hydrolase; this translates as MARLTSPPGLSSALEVTTVGTGTCVPRLDRGGPCVLVRAPGACLAVDLGLGSLHGLLRSGVAHRDLDGVFLSHLHPDHVAELASLLFASNYDDEPRCRPLILAGGPGLGDFLGGLSGAFGTWLQPREYDLDLREVAPGGEAALGELRCRAGAVRHLPSSLAWRFERGGRSAVVSGDTGPSPELEDFARGADLLVLEASLPPSAEMAAHLTARQAGELARRAGVGRLVLTHFYPAAEAVDPAVFAAEAFGRAVVVATDGARFEV
- a CDS encoding helix-turn-helix domain-containing protein gives rise to the protein MGYGGWAPYVPVAVRRAKAARKVDALRKKGAKIESVEVEGRKIAHTFWGQAWCTHLEGFSDYANRLPRGRTYVRNGSVCHLGVEPGRVQALVCGSELYEVRVEIGRLASAQWAGVKERCAGQIGSLLDLLQGRLSKGVMAVVTDRAQGLFPLPGEMRFSCSCPDWASMCKHVAAVLYGVGARLDRSPELLFRLRGVDHGELVAVGADAVAAATGRGGRRRRVSEGDLAGVFGIELAGELGTQAATAPEAPAEPEKLETPAKGRAPAEPSGAPPRGRRKGRPPTPPPVEPRGRRVPSKPTARPAPPAGPTIRVSRAPAPPAPVVRSKGTAGRTPGGVAPTAAPGAIARAPETGVAVARLRAALGLTRAELARLLGVSPASVGNWERAPGKLHLQDRTAEALQQAAGLTKKQAKARLARRGNAR
- a CDS encoding flavodoxin family protein, whose translation is MVQVLVAYSSRSGNTEKLARAVARGVESEGAAALVKRASETTKEDLAAADAIILGSPVYFGTATAEMKDLIDRSVGVRRKLRDKVGAAFVTAGHHTGGKETTILSMLYAFLIHEMVVVGDPIDSGGHYGAACLGAPDAEAEKAGALLGARVARVARKLKG
- a CDS encoding DEAD/DEAH box helicase; this encodes MFTLAASAPPEGGLPPSLAYWRELAGRYLAALCRTPEGGDSRLSPVPPPTPGETAAFLLRAPPMEGGEYLGAELLEEAWGDLDRWVRREVAASGSPLSDWLQEHAPLWHQVGRVCLHLAENKRDPEYPFAFLATYAPRLSQAGRVQYQPLSRALQEYAGARNKGALVRLLSPVQRAAEESPLIRELVASGDLFHPLAWTPAEAYAFLQQVALLEASGVLVRLPDWWRRRPRPRVGVSLNTKKGSALGMEGLLEFRVRLALGDEALSDAEWESLARGQDGLVLLKGQWVEVDRARLAEALAHWKRVEAEVAAGGGISFAQGMRLLAGAPAELEGAAAALEQTREWSSVEAGDRLAGLLEGLRDPARLGHPRPSEGLRATLRPYQEQGVAWLHLLARLGLGGCLADDMGLGKTLQALALLLILKQEDGAGAGPSLLVLPASLLANWRSELDRFTPSLRAVFVHPSETGKDALEALAADPAGALAGVDLVVTTYGMLLRQPWLHEVSWRLAILDEAQAIKNPGSRQARAVKALKARSRLALTGTPVENRAGDLWSLFDFLCPGLLGSAKRFKGFVQELERREEGGYEPLRRLVTPYILRRLKTEKRIIADLPEKTEVKVYCGLARPQAALYARAVGELRTALAQEDTSAIQRRGLVLAYLLRFKQICNHPSQLLGDGAYDPEQSGKFERLGALGEEIASRQEKALVFTQFREMTGPLAAFLAPVFGREGLVLHGGTPVGARRALVEAFQDEAGPPFFVVSLKAGGTGLNLTAASHVVHFDRWWNPAVENQATDRAFRIGQRRNVLVHKFVCRGTVEEKIDALIEEKTALAGGLLEGGGETLLTELSDAELVKLVALDIDRASL
- the purM gene encoding phosphoribosylformylglycinamidine cyclo-ligase — its product is MGSGPTSYKAAGVDIDAGNRLVDRIKELVKPTIRPEVMSHVGGFGAAFSLTETPCEKPVLISSTDGVGTKLKVAFAAGVHDTVGIDLVAMCVNDVVVQGAEPLFFLDYFATGHLDEAVAEAVIRGIAAGCKEAGCSLIGGETAELPGMYAANEYDLAGFCVGIVDRDRLIDGSGITVGDKVIGLASTGVHSNGYSLVRKILFADGGYDVGHVFPELGRPLGEVLLTPTRIYVRTALNLMRDFTIKGMAHITGGGLPENLPRVLPQGCQAVLERSAWEVPPIFRLLQDLGRVEDAEMLRTFNCGVGMAAVVPARELDEVMARLDALGQKAWVIGEIREREAAEPSLRFA